The following is a genomic window from Spodoptera frugiperda isolate SF20-4 chromosome 18, AGI-APGP_CSIRO_Sfru_2.0, whole genome shotgun sequence.
AAATGGAAGTCTCTCGGAACGTTACGTTTTTCGAGTCGATCGTCCCAATGTCACTTTAGTTCCGATTTAACGCTTAACCTGTCTTTGAGGATATGTTCGAGTATACTGATTTAGTTTTGATAGAACTATTAAGTATGTAGTGGATGAAAGTGTCGAGCTATTTCCTCAATGGATACCGAAATTGGTGTATtacgctaatattataaacgtgaaagtttgtttgtttggatgtttgtccatcaatcacgctgaaactattgaacagatttggatgaaatttggtatacagacagggtatgagttgacttgggtgatatgacacgttttatcccacgggaacgtgggagaagccgctggtagaagctagtttaaaGTAAAGTTCAATTCGTGAACTTAATGattagtatataagtatatactcACAAGGCTGTGTATCAATAGTATGTCAATGGCATTTTAAATAAAGGGTTCTACTGTTTATGCctatttttcttgtaattatTCCTTTACTGATATTTGAATAACCCACATACAGCTGAAATAATTGACGCCAGAAGAAAAATGTATAGTGCAAAGGttactttgaataaaaataaaatttattaaaaaaaaaaaaaaaaattattaaaaacatagatcacatgtataattaaaatgactCAGATGTTgaggtaaaaacaaaaaatggtcTTAAGAATAACAATCGGAAAAACTAAGTTAATCTAGGCTAATACATATaggcaataataaaaataaaaaacagttctaattttaaatataggGACTACCCGAACTAGGTTCTTTTAAACCTGTGTTTCAGGCTATCAAGGCTTAGAATATTTGTCGgatatcattttaatatcattaccacattacataattattgaagACTAAGCAAGGGCAAAGTGtccttatttattaaaatacactataatagttattatataatttactaaaataagcaatttattttaacacttcTAGCAATTTTTCCGTATCTGAGTAATTGAGGGACTGTAAATATTCTGTTAGTACTATATTACACTTATTTAAACTTACACTATAAATCTTTAGCAAtctgttaattttgttatataaatatggTCCTAGAAATAAATAGAATCTCTTAGTAAATACATGTTTCGTCCGAGTGTTAGTGCAAACTAAATCCTTTCTCCTATTGCCAGAAGGTACAGGGCTAAAACCAAGTTCAGCATGCTGGAGTAGtactatatttaaaataaatagctgGCGTACTGTGAGTACTTTGCATTCCCTGTAAAGCTGGTGGGTGGGGAATCTGAATGGACGAAAGCTAGCAACCTTCAGGATTGCTCTTTGGGCACGTTCCAGGGGCAAGAGGATAGTTTTAGGAGCCCCACCCCAGGAGCTAATACAATAGGTAAGAATAGACTGACATAGGGCCATATACACCTGCCGAATTAAAGTGAAGTCTGCTATGTTACgcaaatttttaaaaacatatattaatttACGTACTCGAGTGCATAATAAGTCAATATGTTTCCGGAAGTTAAGCTGGGCGTCAATCGTAACACCTAGATATTTTATATGGTCAGTTGTTTGTAAAGTAGGGCAAGCGCATACTGTGTCAGCGGAGGTACTCACATGACAATTGTGTGCATAAATGTTTAGGTTAGTGGTAGAATTGTTAGTATTTCTTAAAGTAAATAACATGTACTTGGTTTTATTTGGATTCAATGTCAGCAGGTTATTGTGAAGCCAATTAGACACTATATTGAAACCATTTTGGGCAAGTTCATAGACCTCATCTTTTGATTTGCCTGAGAACACAAGAGCTGTGTCATCAGCATATGACATAATGACACCATTTTCAAGTGACAAGCTGCTCAattcatttatataaattaagaaAAGGGTAGGGCCCAGAATACTACCTTGAGGAATACCGAACCCACTGTTTTTTAGGTCAGAACTTTTGTTTTGACCAATTTTCACACACTGGTGACGATCACTGAGATATTCAGAGAATAATTCTAATTGTGCTCCTCTTATACCCATTTTTTCCAATTTGTGCAATAATAGGGAACAGGAAATGGTGTCAAATGCTTTCGCAAGGTCTAAGAAGATCCCAATAGTGACCATGCCATTATCTAGATTAGAACAGATGAgatttgttaatttatgtaCTGCTTGGTTTGTTGATCTTTTAGGCCTAAATCCGAATTGTTTATCTGATAGTAAGTTGTTCTTTTCAAGATACTTAATTAATCtagtgtttataattttttccaAAATCTTTGAAAGGCCTGTTAATACTGCTATGGGTCGATAATTAGTGACATCGGTTTTGTCCCCAGCTTTAAAAACAGGGCTCACGACAGCTTTTTTAAGCAGATTCGGAAATATTCCTTTACTTAGGCATAAGTTAAAGATGTGTGTTAGAGGCGGTGCAATAAGGTGTTTGAATTTTTTAGTACATTATTAGGGATGTTATCCCAACCAACAGCACAAACGTCTTTTAGTCCatctattatacataaaacTTCCTGAACGTCTGTTTCTAATAATACGAAAGAGCCCAGAGAGTTATGTGCCACAGGCATACATTGAGTGATTGCATTTCTGGAAAAGGATTTCTCAGCTAAATTTTTGCCAACGTTAACAAAGTAgttgtttactttatttgttgctTCAGATGGGTTCAAACAGATTGACAAAAGATCAAGCTGAGTGTCTGGTTTTGTTTGTCTGAAGGTATTGCTTTTTATAAATTTCCATATTAGCTTATTATTCTTTCCCGCTTTCTGAAGCTGTGCTCGgtcatattgtattttttgttttttcaatagaGTATTGCAAAAGTTTCTGTACCGTTTATAGGTAACTGAAAGTATTAGATTGTCTGGAGTTTGCTTCAACTTTTGATGAAGTTTGTCTCTATGGCGTATACAGCGGACAAGACCTGGCGTTATCCATGGTTTGATGTTACTATACTTTCTAGGTAATAATTTGCTTAATGTGTTTTTGCTGATGCGTGTTTGTAACGCCTCAATAAAATACTGCAACGAGGCATTAGGATCATTGGAATTAAAAACAGCGTCAAAATTGATGTCACGCATGTCGTTTTCAAGACTCTTCATATTTAGTTTTTCAAAGTTACGCAAACAGTTTTTTCTAGATGGAGATATTTGTAGAGTTAATAATATAGCCTGATGATCCGTGAGCGAAGAAttagtaataaatgttttagatgGTGATTTTGTCTTAATAATGATATGATCTAAGCATGAACCACTCTGGTGAGTGGGATGATTATGTGCTGGCAAAAGTCCATGAAATGTGCAGATGTTCAGGTAGTTATGTGCTTGGGTTTCGGTTTTCCCAGAggctatattaatattaatgtcacctaatagtataatatttttatgacaagaTATTTTACTTAATGTAGTACTAAGCGAGTCTAGAAATAGGTCCATGTTTTGAGATGGAGGCCTATAAATAGCCATAACTACAATGTCggggttaattttaattaataggcAATTACAGCCTGGAAATAAAGGTTCTTCTACTGTTACTTCTAAGGTATGTTTAATGTAAGCAACTAGGCCATCGTTTTGGTTAgtatttaagttagttttatataGCGTATAACCGTCAAGCGATGGCAAATTGTCTGCTTGTTTAGATAACCAGCATTCTGTTAGCACAATAATATCACAGCATAAGTCGAGATTCTGTAATAGCAATTGAAAACCGGTAAAATTGCGATTTATACTGCGAATATTTTGGGTTAGTAAGGTAATCGTTTTGTTATCGGCCGTAAAAAAGTTCTTGCACTCCTCAACGTTACAAACTATGACTTCAGATACGGAAAAATTGTCAATGTCACTGATTAATTGCTCTGACATAAAGTTAGaaactatagaaataaataaagataaaacccTACTGTATATGTgctacttaataaatatataattggcGCTCTTAGGCGCCTTCATAATCAATTGAATTAATGTAATTGTCTTCAGCATACTTGCGTGCCGGGCAGTTCATATCACCAGTGGGATGATCACACTTGCGCTGAAAGCGTTTGCAGGTCGCACAATTGGGTGGAGACGATTTGTTGGGACACTCTTTAAAAGCATGACCCATCTCACCGCAGAGGTTGCATGTGGGTCTGGTTTCGCGGCAATACTTGGCTGCATGTCCAAACTGTTGGCAGTTGAAGCATCTAGTTACAATTGTAAAATCCCTTACTGGGCATGACGTCCAATTTATAAAAATGCGGCCTTGACTTATCAGCATTTTTCTAATGCTTGCAGGTACCTCTAGGATATAATTACAGGTAGGCCGATCTTTCTTCCCTGATTTGTGGCTGACTTTTATCTCTTCTAAAAAGGACTCACGCGAGGTATTGGCCAGCTTTTCGGATAGGTTTTGTTCGAATATACAGTCCAATACTTCTTTTTCCGTAAGAGCAACCGGGACACCAATGACTGCTATTCTAGGACGGCGTTTGGAAGGCTCTTCGACTTTGAAGCCTGAAGAAACGAGTTTTTCGGAAGCTTTTAGTTTCTCAATATCTCCTTTGCTATCCGCACTTATGATTACGCCTCCATTCCTAATTTTTTTCATGCCACGGACTCGCAATTTTAATTCTTCAGGCGagattattttttgtactaGAGTCTTTGTGTCGTCACTGGACTGCGTCTTATCTGCAGGGTATATGGCTATAGATTGTAAATTAGCTGGGCGTACTAAATTTTCTCCTTTTTTCACCACATTGGCATAGGAAATACTACCAGTATTACGCTCCGTTTCAACtgccttttttatttctttaattgagTCTGCAATGTCCTGCCGACCCTGAAGATGCTGAATGGTTACATGTGCTTGGAGGGTTTTTTGCTTTAGGGACTGGTACTGTACCGCCAGTTGCGATGTACCATGCGAGACCTTACGGCAAAGGTTAGTGACGCGTAACTTCTGGTCATTATTCATTTTTCCCTCCGACACGATAGTGCAAACTTCCGATAATATTGTTTCTATGGCACCCATCCATTTCTGTATTTCTGGCGTAGAAATAAATTCAACTTCAGGCTCTGAGGACGCTGGCGGCTCTTGGTCTCTTAGTTGATGTTGTTCTGAAGGTGAGGGCGTTGGGGGTGGGCTACGTCTTAGCAATTGGCTACGCCCGAAAGGGCTTAAACCCGGGTTTGACATATTAACACAGAATAGTCTAATAGTTTTAGTTCATCTTGTACCAAACAATGATGACTCACTTAAAACAATGCGACACACTTTACTCAATATTACAACTCCGCAGAATTATTGATAggaaagtataataattaattaaaatgtttcattttactcAGCACAAAAAACACGACCGCTTAGTATCGAGTCTAATGACGTTTTGACTTTGAGAAGTACTTATAGTTagtaaagaataattaaaatacaattttcatgAATTAATAccttaacactttgaacgccgcGCCGTGgtgatcaccggtgaccgacgttagcggaggatttgcctttaacagttttctattggcagtcaaagacttaactaaGAAACGTGCAAGGTCATGACCAAGAGCTAGTATATAAACTATAACATATATACTAACATATATAGTAGTATGTTGCGAGAACATTTCCCGTGTAGCGCGCAGTGGAGACGCGACATGTAGCAATCTGCTCATGTTCGCCCTCCCTTACACGACACTATAACACACGATTGCAATGATGTGATTTCTGCCAGCAATCCGTTTGAGATTACAATCTCCAAATCTGATTCCGCGCCCCACGACCTTCCCAGATTGCCTATTTATAACCGCTATCTTGAAACACTGGCCAATTTATTTCTTAGTTCTTATTCTTTCGTAATGTAGctcttattttaattctaaatgtTCTAAGATTACTTTTTTGGTCAGATTTTTCTTTAAGTTATGTGATGGGCGGTTTGgagttttatttcgtttatgTTAAAGATCTTGAATTGAAATTACCGAGCATTATACTTCAtcaagttaaaatattatgacttCTATTATTAAAGCGATATTACGGTAGTGTAATGAACAtttgcatcatcatcatcagccgatagacgtccactgttgaacaaaggcctcccctttagtcctccacgtacACTCATATCGTGTGTATTTATCTGAGGAAAGAGACCTTAGTTAGGTCCATTACTGCCTACGCCCATAACATGAGTTTCCCATACACGAAACAACATTATTATGACGGCTTTAATAAAACAGTTGTGTAGGACGTCGCATTAACACATAGACGATAAATATGGAGGAGATGTCGCACGATACATTCgcgcaaaatattattatagtattctCACGTATAGTCTTAGAAAATCTAATTATCTTTATGAATTGTTGGGACGTGATGCACCTACTCGacgattacaaaaaatattaaaagtgaaTGTAAGGGGAAATCTTTCGATTTCTAACAAAATGGCGGTTAAAGTCATTGTAAAACAATCTTCCCGAAAAGGGTTTTAATAAGGTTTTTATCAAATGTAacgaaaaatcttttaaaaggTCTTTAGGTTGGGCATGAATAATTTATTCTCCTTTGAATTCCGAACTATTAATAAGTACTTGAGCGATGATAATAATCGATTCTTGTTTTAAAGTAGACTATCGATTTGGTGTCTAATGTCTAAACTCGATGTTGATAATGAACTAAGATTAATGAACTCTAAGATATGAAAGTGGAAGACAGTTTACCTGACCTTGGAAATTGTACTTGAAAATTGACTCAACTCTACAACTAATTACTAGGATGAGTTGATCTACTATACACTACATAATCttattttaagggggaaaatcatccaatgacttctcccgccttgggcgaggcgagagggagtgtcagactcttactgactaaaaaccaccacgttcctactccttcttttcgagccggagccccggcaatcccactaggtagtccgcagatccggatactacatagtacatacaaatGCTACGTTCGCTCAAACTTCTCACAACTTAAACCAAACGTTTGTGTATTTCTACTAAGATTAGAAAACTCAACTAAACCTAACAACACACAAGAATGGTGACAAACCATGTAAAATGTACTGCAACAAAAATACTTGTATCCTGAATAAATATCGGACGAAACGTATATATTGTGAGCAGTAAACTACTAGGGAGTAGCACTGGGCGGTCAGCCAAGTAATTCAGGGTCTAAGCAAACTGGATCAAACCTAACTTGTGAATAATCATACTGTTTACTAATGGTTGGCTGTGTGGAATGATAGTTTGTTTATGGTGTTTTTGCTGTATCAGATcctacatttatttgtttaaaacactTTATGAATATAGATTTGCATGTAGGTGGacttaatattaatagtaaCAGCATTATCTGCAAGTCTTTAGCTGCAACAGTTAGGGTTATCGCACACATAAAAGGCACGGACACGACACAGCGTATTTGctttgaaaacaattttttgtattgacgttacgAAATATGTTATATGATTTTTATgagattgatttaaaattacaagTTTATTAGTGGGTAAAAAAGTGTGATATGTCCTATAGTCTGCCAGccatattgtattttgtttcacCACCCTGCCCTCCCTAAACAAATGGCTTTCTATCCACTATGTTAGTCGAACAATTGAATAATAAAGTATGTGCATGAAATAGTAATATTGGTCGAACTTGAATGTCAAACCTGTGAATAGAAAAATCTATGTATAGATTTTTCTAATCTATGTATAGATTTTTCTAATCTATGTATAGATTTTTCTATTCACTCGTGTCTTTGTCTAAATGCCATTTctcgatttaaaaataaaacgacctTTTAGGGGAACGTATTCTTAGTTTGAATTTGCTACCAAATGTTATGAACGTAGTTGactacttatttaagttttaaattaaagttagaTGGTATAAGTGAATTGCCTTACAGTAAGTTAttcctaacaaaaaaaaaaaaaaaacacctaatTCATCGTAGTCATTTGTACAGAAAAGAAAATGGACCTTTTTTTAGGACGTACTCTCCCGGTATTATAAGACTTCTTAAAGACGTTGTAAGATGAATTATTATAGACCTCTGCCAAACTTAAAAAGTTAAAGGATTTGTCTTAAGATCTGAATTGGGTCTAGGTTTAAAACTTTGTCATTTGCCTTTTATTTTAGAGGGTCGTTAATCTGTGTTTGCgactatattttctttgaaaaagaaTAGAAATGGAAGGGaatgtattttctttgaacACATTGAAAGAAATTACATAtatacagcctataagtggccaatgctgaccaaagccctcttgtcacacggagaaggttggaggattaatcaccacgcttgctcaatgcgggttggcgatttcagatttataataaggtggtgtctaaataatcttagaatgtgCGTATATCTTGGAAAAAGTCGGCACTTGCTGTTGGCAGGTTTCGAACTCGCATTcgcatgcatgagaagcgggtgtcttaaaccaccgggccacAATCCACCACGACCTCAAAGAGTGAACTAGTGTAGtattttaatggttttaatGTATAGTTAATTGTGACTGTGAATCTATATATATCataaagacaataaaatattactatgcATAACCCTCAGATACTTGTATAAATGAATTGTTTTGCGATGATAAAATTCAAAGACCTTTACCCTGGCTTACACACAAAACCAATAAAACTGAACCCACACATCTCCATACGTCGTAAACACAGACTACAAGTACTAATGAATGGAGACAAATGAGAATACAGGCTGCTACTGTTCCTAATAAATGAGATTACAGGGTGTTATAGTTGCTAGCAGTTAGTATTCAAGGGAGATAGGTCATTATGTCCAGCCACGATTTGCGTGGGCGCCAATCTTAGTGTATTTACTACTTCCTACTTAGTCCATGCATAGTGGGAAACTTTTACGGATTAAggaacgcacctgtgactcctctggtgttgcgggtgtccatgggcggcgctaatcgtttactatcaggtgactcgtttgctcgtttgcttcctattccataaaaaaagtaataggaGACTAGAAGTGAAGCGCGTCTTtgtctatgtacctatatgaatAACATATTTGTGACATCTACACATAAAGTTGTCTTATGGTAGACTTCTATTAACTGACTAGTCGTCGTCGTCCGAAAGTTTTCGTAACAAGTTAGATTTAAAGCTTTTAAGAGCGGAATTTGACAGAAAGTCGCCAAGTATCTGgtgtaaaatgttatttatttatttgctcaaaCGTGGTACATGATTATATCAACACATTTATCATTATTGGCATGCAAATGGGTTATATAGGTAcaagaaaatacttaaattaaacatagtaattttaaattaattgacaaTACAATTTACACTTTTGGTATGGTACATAAATactgctattatttatttctaattatataacCAAAAGACTTACTTTTtcatatacagggtgtatttttaaaaacgagacGCATTCAAGGAGGTGACTCGGCTATCGATTCTGagtccaaatcaataaaaaaaatgggatttttttttttatttttttgtaaaattcgcaaatccgtaagtgagaactacgcctatcacatttcgaacgttatgtaactagcttaaaacgcggcattacacgcacacaaactcaaacacgtatttgacattattaccaattccctaaaattccaataagaaaCGCGAACGCACCACAAGCTCCGCCCCTA
Proteins encoded in this region:
- the LOC126911691 gene encoding uncharacterized protein LOC126911691, with protein sequence MSNPGLSPFGRSQLLRRSPPPTPSPSEQHQLRDQEPPASSEPEVEFISTPEIQKWMGAIETILSEVCTIVSEGKMNNDQKLRVTNLCRKVSHGTSQLAVQYQSLKQKTLQAHVTIQHLQGRQDIADSIKEIKKAVETERNTGSISYANVVKKGENLVRPANLQSIAIYPADKTQSSDDTKTLVQKIISPEELKLRVRGMKKIRNGGVIISADSKGDIEKLKASEKLVSSGFKVEEPSKRRPRIAVIGVPVALTEKEVLDCIFEQNLSEKLANTSRESFLEEIKVSHKSGKKDRPTCNYILEVPASIRKMLISQGRIFINWTSCPVRDFTIVTRCFNCQQFGHAAKYCRETRPTCNLCGEMGHAFKECPNKSSPPNCATCKRFQRKCDHPTGDMNCPARKYAEDNYINSIDYEGA